The following proteins are encoded in a genomic region of Nocardioides sp. cx-173:
- a CDS encoding fasciclin domain-containing protein: MKLQTTSRNAGLAAAAIALSLTLAACGEEDDSSSGSDDTSQSASETPMEEESPMEESPEAAAADQVFGDGCAAVPTSGDGSFDSMVKDPVATAASTNPLLSTLVTAVGEADLAGTLNDLPEATVFAPVNDAFAAIPEKDLNAILADKAMLSKILTHHVVGVELDPMAVVGEQETVNKDMLTVAGDETGMTVSDGTVTANVICGNVPTANATVYIIDQVLAGAK; encoded by the coding sequence ATGAAGCTCCAGACCACCAGCCGCAACGCCGGCCTCGCCGCCGCGGCCATCGCCCTGTCGCTCACGCTCGCTGCCTGTGGCGAGGAGGACGACTCCAGCTCGGGCTCCGACGACACCTCGCAGTCCGCCTCGGAGACCCCGATGGAGGAGGAGTCCCCCATGGAGGAGTCCCCCGAGGCCGCCGCGGCCGACCAGGTCTTCGGCGACGGCTGCGCCGCCGTCCCGACCTCGGGCGACGGCTCCTTCGACAGCATGGTCAAGGACCCGGTCGCCACCGCGGCCAGCACCAACCCGCTGCTCTCGACCCTGGTCACGGCCGTCGGCGAGGCCGACCTGGCCGGCACCCTGAACGACCTGCCGGAGGCCACCGTGTTCGCGCCGGTCAACGACGCTTTCGCGGCGATCCCGGAGAAGGACCTCAACGCGATCCTCGCCGACAAGGCCATGCTCTCCAAGATCCTGACCCACCACGTGGTCGGCGTCGAGCTCGACCCGATGGCGGTCGTCGGCGAGCAGGAGACGGTCAACAAGGACATGCTGACGGTCGCGGGCGACGAGACCGGCATGACGGTCAGCGACGGCACGGTCACCGCCAACGTGATCTGCGGCAACGTCCCCACCGCCAACGCCACGGTCTACATCATCGACCAGGTCCTCGCCGGCGCGAAGTGA